A region from the Riemerella anatipestifer genome encodes:
- a CDS encoding SDR family oxidoreductase: MNKKFQHKNILITGGASGIGKIMARLSLEKGAKVIIWDIDQVKIDETILQFSSLGSIFGYKVDVSNYDEVQHIATKTKQKIGNIDILINNAGIVVGKYFHEHSQKDILKTIEINTIAPMVITNLFLQDMLTQNSGHICNIASSAGLVSNPKMSVYAGSKWAVVGWSDSLRLEMKQLKKNIKVTTIMPYYINTGMFDGVKSVLPILDPEKAAKTIISAIENNRKMVTLPRYIYRLTRIGQGLFPLRFFDWFAGSLLGIYKTMADFKGHKK, encoded by the coding sequence ATGAACAAAAAATTTCAGCATAAAAATATCCTCATCACAGGAGGCGCTAGCGGCATCGGGAAAATTATGGCTAGGCTTTCGTTGGAGAAAGGTGCTAAAGTGATTATTTGGGATATTGACCAAGTAAAAATTGATGAAACTATCCTCCAGTTTTCATCACTAGGTTCTATCTTCGGATATAAGGTAGATGTTTCCAATTATGACGAAGTACAACACATCGCCACAAAAACTAAACAAAAGATTGGTAATATTGATATTCTAATTAACAATGCAGGGATTGTGGTAGGCAAATATTTCCACGAACATTCTCAAAAGGATATTTTAAAAACCATAGAAATCAATACCATTGCACCTATGGTAATTACTAATCTATTTTTACAGGATATGCTCACACAAAATTCAGGACATATCTGCAACATTGCCTCTTCGGCAGGATTGGTATCTAATCCCAAAATGTCCGTATATGCAGGGAGCAAATGGGCTGTTGTTGGTTGGTCTGACAGCCTTAGGTTAGAAATGAAACAGTTGAAAAAAAACATCAAAGTAACCACCATTATGCCTTACTACATCAACACTGGAATGTTTGATGGTGTAAAATCCGTTCTACCTATATTAGACCCTGAAAAAGCGGCTAAAACTATCATCAGTGCTATAGAAAATAACAGAAAAATGGTAACGCTTCCTAGGTATATCTATCGTTTAACTCGTATAGGTCAAGGACTATTTCCTCTTCGTTTTTTTGATTGGTTTGCAGGAAGTTTACTAGGAATCTATAAAACAATGGCTGACTTTAAAGGTCATAAAAAATAA
- a CDS encoding YihY/virulence factor BrkB family protein yields the protein MKKNFKFYWETIKKAVTEWSSSNADRDAAGIAYYAIFSIPGLLIILIWLMGFIFGDANFQQKIQEEVTQAMGSDTAKSLDDILKSSMIDQDGIIMRIIGVATLIFGATTLFFQLQKSLNELWDVKAEPKRALLKFLTDRANSLGMILIIGFLMMITMILSTLIGLTNDFISQHLGLETYYIIQIINILVGFLIVVLLFALMFKVLPDVQLSWHSVWVGSFITAFLFTLGKSLLSLYFSHFKPTSAFGAAGSVILIMMWINYTCRLIFFGAVFTKVYTYRKGLKIQPSLHAEWTSDRREPSSY from the coding sequence ATGAAAAAGAATTTTAAATTTTATTGGGAAACTATAAAAAAAGCCGTTACAGAATGGAGTAGCTCTAACGCTGATAGAGATGCTGCAGGAATTGCCTACTATGCCATATTTTCCATACCTGGATTACTTATCATTTTAATTTGGCTTATGGGATTTATTTTTGGTGATGCTAATTTCCAACAGAAAATACAAGAAGAAGTAACCCAAGCTATGGGTTCAGACACTGCAAAAAGTTTAGATGATATTCTAAAATCCTCAATGATAGACCAAGACGGAATCATCATGAGAATTATTGGGGTTGCAACACTCATTTTTGGTGCTACCACTTTATTTTTTCAGCTTCAAAAATCACTCAATGAGTTATGGGATGTAAAAGCAGAGCCCAAAAGAGCTTTATTAAAATTCTTGACAGACCGCGCTAACTCGTTAGGCATGATACTCATTATTGGCTTTCTAATGATGATTACAATGATTTTATCTACACTTATAGGGCTAACTAATGATTTTATCTCTCAACACCTAGGGCTAGAGACCTACTATATTATACAAATCATAAATATACTTGTGGGTTTCCTTATTGTTGTTCTACTGTTTGCTCTTATGTTTAAAGTCCTTCCCGATGTCCAACTCTCTTGGCATTCTGTATGGGTAGGCTCATTCATTACTGCTTTTTTGTTTACCTTAGGTAAATCTCTATTAAGTCTTTACTTCAGCCATTTTAAACCTACATCTGCTTTCGGAGCAGCTGGTTCCGTTATTCTAATTATGATGTGGATAAATTATACTTGCAGACTCATCTTTTTTGGAGCAGTATTTACCAAAGTTTATACCTACCGTAAAGGACTAAAAATACAACCATCTCTACATGCCGAATGGACTTCTGACAGAAGAGAGCCTTCTTCATACTAA